A window of Actinomadura viridis genomic DNA:
CTGGTACCACGCCGGCCCCGGGGAGCGGGGGCGGCCGGTGCGGTTCCGGCGGGACCGTCCCATCTGGAGCGACCCGTCGTTCCGCGAGATCGCCGAGGTCGTGGAGACCACCTGCGCGGTCGCCGCGCTCCGCTCGGCCACGGTGGGGTTCCCCGTGGACGAGTCGTGCGCGCAGCCGTTCCGCTCCGGGGCGGCGGGGCGGGGGCCGGGCCGGTTCTTCAGCCACAACGGGAAGATCGAGGACTTCGCCGGGGCCGAGGGCAAGCTGCGCGAGCTGGCCGGCGAACTCGCCGCGGTCCCCGACGCCCGGGCGCCGGTCGACTCGGCGCTGCTCTTCGCGCTGGCCGCCCGCCTGTGGCACGAGGGCCGCGGTCTCGGCGCCGGCCTCGCCGAGACCGTCCTGGCGGTGAGCGCCCTGGCCCCCGGCCGCTACAACCTGCTGGCCGCGGACGGCGCCGCGCTGGCCGCGACGACCTGGGGCGACTCGCTGTTCGTCCGGACCCCGCCGGGAGAGGTGTGGATCTCCTCCGAACCCCTCGACGACGACCCCGGCTGGCAGCCCGTCCCCGACCGTTCGCTGGTGACCGCCGACCTCGCCGCCGGGGTCCGCGTCACCCCGCTGTGAAGGAGAAGCCGTGGACCGGTTCCTGACCGCCGACGACC
This region includes:
- the egtC gene encoding ergothioneine biosynthesis protein EgtC — encoded protein: MCRHLGYLGGPRTLASLIYEGGHSLEHQSYAPRMTQGNILNADGFGAGWYHAGPGERGRPVRFRRDRPIWSDPSFREIAEVVETTCAVAALRSATVGFPVDESCAQPFRSGAAGRGPGRFFSHNGKIEDFAGAEGKLRELAGELAAVPDARAPVDSALLFALAARLWHEGRGLGAGLAETVLAVSALAPGRYNLLAADGAALAATTWGDSLFVRTPPGEVWISSEPLDDDPGWQPVPDRSLVTADLAAGVRVTPL